A window of the Polaribacter batillariae genome harbors these coding sequences:
- a CDS encoding ABC transporter substrate-binding protein has translation MENKIGVLLPQSSAHPQIGKSFINGLRIGLGNLSYKLFLESTGLGEDPKQIINSIQKLHIQEDVALTTGLFGHYGFKEIAEFVSKNDEILLASNFGTSFSIKAPDGVFQNTLGLQDSLIKLAQYFSKKNVKNLATSSCYYESGYGFIKGLEIGIKNQEITKFAGHYITPHSPRKNESEIMEFIIKESNPEVIVAFHNGIFAEEHFEFLQKNNLQNSYPIYALPFSSEDKLIEKYPEIGKKIKSISSWYKELDSESNKKFTATYQQTYNKLANFFALLGYENGLVIKDALTQKNKPLKQSIEEINIDGPRGKINFNNAFHKTDFPHYIWTQEVSKESEVIRKPIEELPKNNLNYLANLPEEETTSQGWFNAYLHH, from the coding sequence ATGGAAAACAAAATTGGTGTTTTATTACCACAATCTTCTGCACACCCACAAATAGGTAAATCTTTTATAAACGGTTTACGTATTGGTTTGGGCAATTTATCTTATAAATTATTTTTAGAAAGTACAGGACTAGGTGAAGACCCAAAACAAATTATAAATAGTATTCAGAAATTACATATCCAAGAAGATGTTGCCCTAACAACTGGTTTGTTTGGACACTATGGGTTTAAAGAAATTGCAGAATTTGTATCAAAAAATGATGAAATTCTACTTGCCTCTAATTTTGGAACCAGTTTTTCTATAAAAGCTCCAGATGGTGTTTTTCAAAACACATTAGGGTTACAAGATTCCCTTATAAAGTTGGCACAATATTTCTCAAAAAAAAATGTAAAAAATTTAGCCACCTCTTCCTGTTATTATGAGTCTGGTTATGGTTTTATAAAAGGTTTAGAAATAGGAATAAAAAATCAAGAAATTACAAAATTTGCAGGTCATTATATTACACCTCACAGCCCACGTAAAAATGAAAGTGAAATTATGGAATTCATTATTAAAGAATCAAATCCAGAGGTAATTGTTGCATTTCATAATGGAATATTTGCAGAAGAGCATTTCGAATTTCTTCAAAAAAACAACCTTCAAAATAGTTATCCAATATACGCTTTGCCATTTTCATCAGAAGATAAATTAATTGAAAAATATCCTGAAATAGGTAAAAAAATTAAATCTATTTCTAGTTGGTACAAAGAACTCGATAGCGAGTCAAATAAGAAGTTTACTGCCACATACCAACAAACGTATAATAAATTGGCAAATTTTTTTGCTTTGCTTGGCTATGAAAATGGTTTGGTAATTAAAGATGCATTAACTCAAAAAAACAAACCATTAAAACAATCTATAGAAGAAATTAATATTGATGGTCCTCGTGGAAAAATAAACTTTAACAATGCATTTCATAAAACAGATTTTCCACATTATATTTGGACTCAAGAAGTTAGTAAAGAAAGCGAAGTCATTAGAAAACCAATTGAAGAATTACCAAAAAACAATCTTAATTATTTAGCAAATCTTCCAGAAGAAGAAACTACAAGTCAAGGGTGGTTTAATGCTTATTTACATCACTAA
- a CDS encoding response regulator transcription factor has protein sequence MKKINIVIADDEELFRSGIRFLLQKVANFNVIFEAENGQEIIDFISTTEEFPDIILMDLKMPELNGVEATKIIHKTHPNIKIIALTSYDGKSFITNMIDVGASSYLLKNTSPKNVIHTIKEVHEKGFYYDEKVLKIIHENIISSSGKRIKSDLDKKLLSNREIDVLELICQQFTTPEIAEKLFISPRTVEGHRNNLLLKTQSKNVAGLVIYGIQKKLIEISPDFNL, from the coding sequence ATGAAAAAAATAAATATCGTTATTGCAGATGATGAAGAACTTTTTAGAAGTGGAATTCGTTTTTTACTACAAAAAGTAGCCAACTTTAATGTTATTTTTGAAGCTGAAAACGGGCAAGAAATTATAGATTTTATAAGTACTACAGAAGAATTTCCGGATATTATTCTCATGGACTTAAAAATGCCAGAATTAAATGGTGTAGAGGCTACAAAAATTATTCATAAAACGCATCCAAATATAAAAATAATAGCGCTTACAAGTTACGATGGTAAATCTTTTATAACCAACATGATAGATGTTGGTGCTTCTTCTTACCTACTTAAAAACACAAGCCCAAAAAATGTAATACATACCATAAAAGAAGTACACGAAAAAGGATTTTACTACGACGAAAAAGTATTAAAAATTATCCATGAAAACATTATTTCTTCAAGCGGCAAACGTATAAAAAGCGATTTAGATAAAAAATTACTTTCTAATAGAGAAATAGATGTTTTAGAACTCATTTGTCAACAATTTACTACACCAGAAATTGCCGAAAAATTGTTTATAAGCCCAAGAACTGTAGAAGGCCACAGAAATAACTTGCTCTTAAAAACACAATCTAAAAATGTGGCTGGTTTGGTAATTTACGGTATTCAAAAAAAACTGATAGAAATTTCTCCAGATTTTAATCTTTAA
- a CDS encoding GH3 auxin-responsive promoter family protein has product MSIKSFFAIPFAKFATRKVQKWAKKPFETQEKVFKNLIAEGGKTAFGKDHNFDKITTYKDFKKQVKVTDYEGLKPYVDRMVAGEEDVLWKGKPLYYAKTSGTTSGAKYIPITKESMPTHIKAARNALLFYIVEKNDASFVDGKMIFLQGSPVLEDKNGVKLGRLSGIVAHYVPQYLLKNRLPSWETNCIEDWDTKVNAIVEETINENMTVISGIPSWVQMYFEKLIEKTGKKVSQLFPNFNFFIYGGVNFEPYKNKFESLIGKKIDYIELYPASEGFIAYQDSQTEKGMLLQLNSGIFYEFIPATEFFDENPTRISIKDVKIGVNYVIILNTTAGLWGYNIGDTVEFTSTKPYRIKVTGRIKHFISAFGEHVIGKEVEKALNDSIKGTNINISEFTVAPQVNPKSGLPYHEWFIEFENEPENLEEFAEKVDASMQAQNIYYFDLIEGKILRTLVIRKVKKGGFHQYMKSIGKFGGQNKIPQLSDNRKIADVLQNFLVEA; this is encoded by the coding sequence ATGAGCATCAAATCTTTTTTTGCAATTCCATTTGCCAAATTCGCTACTAGAAAAGTGCAAAAATGGGCTAAAAAACCTTTCGAAACACAAGAAAAAGTCTTTAAAAATTTAATTGCAGAAGGAGGTAAAACTGCCTTCGGAAAAGACCATAATTTCGATAAAATAACCACGTACAAAGATTTTAAAAAACAAGTAAAAGTTACAGATTACGAAGGTTTAAAACCTTATGTAGATCGAATGGTTGCAGGAGAAGAAGATGTTCTTTGGAAAGGCAAACCATTGTATTATGCAAAAACTTCTGGAACAACTTCTGGTGCAAAATACATTCCGATAACCAAAGAATCGATGCCAACGCATATAAAAGCAGCCAGAAATGCATTGTTGTTTTATATTGTTGAAAAAAATGATGCCAGTTTTGTAGATGGAAAAATGATTTTTTTACAAGGAAGCCCTGTTTTAGAAGACAAAAATGGCGTAAAATTAGGACGCTTAAGCGGAATTGTAGCACATTATGTACCTCAATATTTACTAAAAAACCGTTTGCCAAGTTGGGAAACCAACTGTATTGAAGATTGGGATACCAAAGTAAATGCAATTGTAGAGGAAACTATAAACGAAAACATGACTGTTATTAGCGGAATACCTTCGTGGGTACAAATGTATTTCGAAAAACTAATTGAAAAAACAGGCAAAAAGGTGTCTCAATTGTTCCCTAATTTTAATTTCTTTATTTACGGAGGTGTAAATTTTGAACCCTATAAGAACAAGTTCGAAAGCTTAATTGGTAAAAAAATCGATTATATAGAGCTATATCCTGCATCAGAAGGGTTTATTGCTTACCAAGATTCGCAAACCGAAAAAGGCATGTTGTTGCAATTAAATTCTGGAATTTTTTACGAATTTATACCTGCAACCGAGTTTTTTGATGAAAATCCGACCAGAATTTCAATAAAAGATGTAAAAATTGGTGTGAATTACGTAATCATATTAAATACAACAGCGGGTCTTTGGGGGTACAATATTGGCGATACTGTAGAATTTACTTCAACAAAACCCTATAGAATTAAAGTAACAGGAAGAATAAAACACTTTATTTCTGCCTTTGGCGAACACGTAATTGGTAAAGAAGTAGAGAAAGCTTTAAACGATTCTATTAAAGGAACCAACATAAATATTAGTGAGTTTACTGTGGCTCCGCAAGTAAACCCTAAAAGTGGTTTGCCTTACCATGAGTGGTTTATAGAATTTGAAAACGAGCCAGAAAACTTAGAAGAATTTGCCGAAAAAGTAGATGCTTCTATGCAAGCACAAAATATTTATTATTTCGATTTAATTGAAGGAAAAATATTGCGTACACTTGTGATTAGAAAAGTTAAAAAAGGAGGGTTTCATCAATACATGAAATCGATTGGTAAATTTGGCGGACAAAATAAAATTCCGCAATTGTCTGATAATAGAAAAATTGCAGATGTTTTACAGAATTTTTTAGTGGAAGCATAA
- the pth gene encoding aminoacyl-tRNA hydrolase, which produces MKKFLIVGLGNIGEKYTNTRHNIGFKILDEVAKEHNATFETEKLGDVANFRFKGRTFVLLKPSTFMNLSGKAVKYWMQQEKVAIENLFIVTDDVNIDFGTIRVKAKGSAGGHNGLKDIQEKLNTQQYARFRFGIGGNYSRGKQVDYVLGEWNKEETSQLIERLPTSAKVITSFGTAGLANTMNTFNGK; this is translated from the coding sequence ATGAAAAAGTTTTTAATTGTTGGTTTAGGAAACATTGGCGAAAAATATACAAATACTCGCCATAATATTGGTTTTAAAATTCTTGATGAAGTTGCTAAAGAACACAATGCAACCTTCGAAACAGAAAAGTTAGGAGACGTTGCTAATTTTCGTTTTAAAGGAAGAACTTTTGTTTTATTAAAGCCAAGTACGTTTATGAATTTAAGTGGAAAAGCTGTAAAATATTGGATGCAACAAGAAAAAGTTGCTATCGAAAATCTTTTTATAGTTACAGACGATGTAAATATCGATTTTGGTACCATTCGTGTAAAAGCAAAAGGCTCTGCTGGCGGGCACAATGGACTAAAAGATATTCAAGAAAAATTAAATACACAACAATATGCTCGTTTTCGTTTTGGCATTGGCGGAAATTATTCTAGAGGAAAACAAGTAGATTATGTTTTAGGAGAATGGAATAAAGAAGAAACTAGCCAATTAATAGAACGTTTACCAACATCTGCAAAAGTAATTACTTCTTTTGGTACTGCAGGTTTGGCAAACACCATGAATACTTTTAACGGAAAGTAA
- a CDS encoding M23 family metallopeptidase produces MAKKDKKKGKLKQKLTDKYRLVVLNENTFEERFSLKLSRLNVFVLGGIFSILLIVLTTVLIAFTPIKEYIPGYSSSKLKATAVKLTFEADSLKAKLASLENYTKALKPVLTGEIKPESIDSIISENTPIVVEESKLNASKEDSLFREKIDRETRFSILENSKNKSNIVFFAPLSGSVTQNFDANSKHFAVDIVAKTGTPIKAVADGTVIFSGWNTETGYVIILKHSNDYISVYKHNGNLLKQQGDFVKSGEVIATVGSTGELTTGPHLHFELWSGGYAVNPTNFIDFK; encoded by the coding sequence GTGGCAAAAAAAGATAAAAAAAAGGGTAAATTAAAACAAAAACTAACCGATAAATACAGGTTGGTCGTGTTAAATGAAAACACGTTCGAAGAGCGTTTTTCGTTAAAATTATCACGTTTAAATGTGTTTGTTTTAGGAGGTATTTTTTCTATTTTATTAATTGTTTTAACGACGGTTTTAATTGCGTTTACACCAATTAAAGAATACATTCCTGGCTATTCTTCTTCCAAATTAAAAGCAACTGCTGTTAAATTAACTTTCGAAGCAGATTCTTTAAAAGCGAAATTGGCTAGCTTAGAAAACTATACAAAAGCCTTAAAACCCGTTTTAACAGGAGAAATAAAGCCAGAAAGTATCGATTCTATTATTTCTGAAAACACACCTATTGTTGTCGAAGAAAGTAAACTAAATGCCTCTAAAGAAGATTCTTTATTTAGAGAAAAAATAGATCGAGAAACTCGTTTTTCTATCTTAGAAAATTCAAAAAATAAAAGTAACATTGTTTTTTTCGCTCCATTGTCGGGTTCTGTTACTCAAAATTTCGATGCAAACAGCAAACATTTTGCCGTAGATATTGTAGCCAAAACAGGTACTCCCATAAAAGCAGTTGCAGACGGAACCGTAATTTTTTCTGGTTGGAACACAGAAACGGGTTATGTAATTATTTTAAAACATAGCAACGACTATATTTCTGTTTACAAACACAATGGAAATTTACTAAAACAGCAAGGCGATTTTGTAAAATCTGGCGAAGTTATAGCCACTGTGGGTTCTACAGGAGAGTTAACTACGGGACCACATTTACATTTCGAACTTTGGAGTGGTGGTTATGCCGTAAATCCTACTAATTTTATCGATTTTAAATAA
- a CDS encoding T9SS type A sorting domain-containing protein: MKKLLLILTYIGLLYSSKSHTQTLVAGDIAFIGYNTDTGPSAGQDHSFSFITLTDIPAGEIIYFTEEGWNDDTNTWAGTSEGHVRWTAPASGVSCGTVVFVTESDADVFTTTSGSTTLQSGSGWNLSGGDQVLAYYAATVEPATTPTFISGINGDDGNGTPVSINPTTQWNDPSTGPLGVAKSGLPAGLTNGVNCVSLFVAAFTEEDNAKYTGTLTGTSTALRAAINNRANWTFNNSTAFNISPAGYSPSVTCVAPCTEPDVPTITSSPGTVCVGGSATLNISGNLNDATAWHIYTGSCGGTQIGTTTTGSFNVTSITTTTTYYVRGEGGCATAGSCGTITISPTALDNASFNYGASSYCVNDADPTPTITGLAGGSFSSTAGLSLNTSTGAIDVSASTPGTYSVTYTTTGSCPNSSSVSVTVNALDDPSFSYSASAYCVNDSDPTPTITGLGGGTFSSTAGLSINTSTGSIDVSASTPGTYVVSYTTGGTCPNSANVAVTINNLDNASFNYASATYCLNDGDPTPTITGLGGGTFSSTAGLSINASTGAIDVSASTPNTYTVTYTTAGSCPNSSNVSVTINALDDASFNYSTASYCVNDSDPTPTITGLAGGTFSSTAGLSINASTGAIDVSASTPNTYTVTYTTAGSCPNSSNVSVTINALDDASFNYSTASYCVNDADPTPTITGLAGGTFSSTAGLSINASTGAIDVSASTPNTYTVTYTTAGSCPNSSNVSVTINAVDNAMFSYSFSTYGSYESDPTPTITGLTGGTFSSTAGLTLNTSTGEIDLSASTLGTYSITYTTNGLCPNSSSVSVSILSNNTNVFTATSGNWSVSGNWSLARVPLSLDNINLNNKTVNLDVSDVTINDLNIDFGGAFNLLSGNSLTIDGNLTQNGTFTINSDATSNGSFILKGTQSGVGNVDYHRFLTTSGISTQGWHLIASPVEGKNINDFFGDVVANGTKRGIAPYINTNPATLKWNYYTNTDTPGFFTNAKGYTLKKSSAGTLNFSGSVNTNNVGVSIQVDATGDQFNAIGNPYPSYINSEIFLDNVPATRLTEKTIWLWDSEANSGVGEYVTKNSATAYKVSPGQGFFVKALNTGNVTFTEAMQTHIGGDTFLKQESRPEIKLSITDGTYVKNAEIFYIENKTTGFDDGYDSSMFNGVSNTFSLYTQLVTNNQGKNLAIQTLPNANYNQMVVPIGMNAEAGKEITFSLQTNNFPKDLKIFLEDKASNTFTRLDQLGSNYKTTIQKSLYGTGRFYLHTTSTALNIDKNAALENISIYKIDNATLRISGLYQNKASLKLFNLLGKKVVSTSFDSNGVKDISLPELAIGVYIVELTTNNGRSNKKIIIE; this comes from the coding sequence ATGAAAAAACTACTACTTATTTTAACCTATATAGGTCTGCTGTATAGTTCTAAAAGTCATACTCAAACGTTAGTCGCCGGAGACATCGCCTTTATCGGCTACAATACTGATACTGGACCAAGTGCTGGTCAAGACCACAGTTTTTCGTTTATCACTTTAACAGATATTCCAGCTGGTGAAATCATCTATTTTACAGAAGAAGGTTGGAATGATGATACCAATACTTGGGCAGGTACTTCTGAAGGGCATGTACGATGGACTGCACCAGCAAGTGGTGTTTCGTGTGGAACAGTTGTGTTCGTTACCGAATCTGATGCAGATGTATTTACAACAACCTCTGGATCAACAACACTACAGAGTGGTAGTGGGTGGAATTTATCTGGAGGAGACCAGGTATTGGCATATTATGCTGCGACTGTCGAGCCAGCAACTACACCAACGTTTATCTCAGGAATTAATGGGGATGATGGAAATGGAACCCCTGTTTCGATTAATCCTACAACACAGTGGAATGATCCGAGTACTGGACCATTAGGAGTAGCAAAATCTGGGTTGCCTGCAGGTCTAACCAATGGTGTTAATTGTGTTTCACTTTTTGTAGCCGCGTTTACGGAAGAAGATAACGCTAAATATACAGGTACGTTAACAGGAACCTCTACAGCACTAAGAGCAGCCATTAATAATAGAGCCAACTGGACATTCAATAATAGTACTGCATTTAACATCTCACCAGCAGGGTATTCACCAAGCGTAACATGTGTAGCACCTTGTACAGAGCCAGATGTACCAACAATAACATCTTCTCCAGGTACGGTATGTGTTGGAGGCAGTGCTACTTTAAATATTTCAGGAAATCTAAACGATGCCACAGCTTGGCATATTTATACAGGTTCTTGTGGTGGAACTCAAATAGGAACCACTACTACTGGGTCATTTAACGTTACATCAATAACAACTACCACAACTTATTATGTAAGAGGTGAAGGTGGATGTGCTACTGCAGGTTCTTGTGGTACAATTACAATTTCTCCAACAGCGTTAGATAATGCCTCTTTTAATTACGGCGCTTCTTCTTACTGTGTGAATGATGCTGACCCAACACCAACTATTACTGGTTTAGCAGGAGGAAGTTTTTCATCTACAGCTGGTTTAAGTTTAAATACTAGTACAGGTGCTATTGATGTTTCGGCTTCTACTCCTGGGACCTATAGTGTAACTTACACAACTACTGGGTCTTGCCCTAACTCTTCAAGTGTTTCTGTTACTGTAAATGCATTAGACGACCCAAGTTTTAGTTATAGTGCATCAGCATATTGTGTAAATGACTCAGATCCAACACCTACAATTACAGGTTTAGGTGGTGGAACTTTTTCTTCTACAGCTGGTTTATCTATAAATACTAGTACTGGATCTATTGATGTTTCGGCTTCCACACCTGGCACTTATGTTGTTTCCTATACAACTGGTGGTACTTGCCCTAATTCAGCAAACGTAGCTGTTACTATTAATAATTTAGATAATGCCAGTTTTAATTATGCTTCAGCTACCTATTGTTTAAATGATGGAGATCCAACCCCTACAATTACAGGTTTAGGTGGTGGTACTTTTTCTTCTACTGCAGGGTTAAGCATTAATGCGAGTACAGGTGCAATCGATGTTTCTGCTTCTACTCCGAATACATATACTGTAACTTATACCACAGCAGGAAGTTGCCCTAACTCATCTAACGTTAGTGTTACTATTAATGCTCTTGACGATGCTTCTTTTAATTATAGTACTGCTAGCTATTGTGTAAATGACTCAGACCCAACACCTACAATTACAGGTTTAGCTGGTGGAACTTTTTCATCAACAGCTGGTTTAAGTATAAATGCGAGTACAGGTGCAATCGATGTTTCTGCTTCTACTCCGAATACATATACTGTAACTTATACCACAGCAGGAAGTTGCCCTAACTCATCTAACGTTAGTGTTACTATTAATGCTCTTGACGATGCTTCTTTTAATTATAGTACTGCTAGCTATTGTGTGAATGATGCTGACCCAACACCTACAATTACAGGTTTAGCTGGTGGAACTTTTTCATCAACAGCTGGTTTAAGTATAAATGCGAGTACAGGTGCAATCGATGTTTCTGCTTCTACTCCGAATACATATACTGTAACCTATACCACAGCAGGAAGTTGCCCTAACTCATCTAACGTTAGTGTTACTATTAATGCTGTTGACAATGCTATGTTTAGTTACTCTTTTTCAACTTACGGTTCGTACGAATCAGATCCAACCCCAACCATTACTGGTTTAACGGGCGGCACTTTTTCTTCTACTGCAGGATTAACTTTAAATACTAGTACAGGAGAAATTGACCTATCTGCAAGTACTTTAGGTACATATTCTATAACCTATACTACCAATGGTTTATGCCCTAATAGTTCTTCTGTATCTGTTTCTATATTAAGCAATAATACCAATGTTTTTACAGCAACTTCTGGTAATTGGTCTGTATCAGGAAATTGGTCTTTAGCTAGAGTTCCTTTGAGTTTAGATAACATTAATTTGAATAATAAAACTGTTAATTTAGATGTAAGCGATGTTACCATTAACGACTTAAACATAGATTTTGGAGGTGCTTTTAACCTGCTATCTGGAAATTCTTTAACTATTGATGGAAACTTAACTCAAAACGGAACATTTACTATTAATTCTGATGCAACTTCTAATGGTTCTTTTATTTTAAAAGGAACACAATCTGGAGTTGGAAATGTAGATTATCATAGATTTTTAACTACATCAGGAATAAGTACACAAGGTTGGCATTTAATAGCATCTCCTGTAGAGGGTAAAAATATCAACGATTTTTTTGGTGATGTAGTTGCAAACGGAACAAAACGTGGTATTGCTCCTTATATAAATACAAATCCTGCTACCTTAAAATGGAACTATTATACTAACACAGATACTCCTGGTTTCTTTACAAATGCTAAAGGATATACTTTAAAAAAATCGAGTGCAGGTACTTTAAACTTTAGTGGCTCTGTAAACACAAACAATGTAGGAGTTTCGATTCAAGTAGATGCTACTGGAGACCAATTTAATGCAATTGGTAATCCTTACCCTTCTTACATTAATAGCGAAATATTTTTAGATAACGTACCTGCAACTAGATTAACAGAGAAAACTATTTGGCTTTGGGATTCAGAAGCTAATAGTGGAGTAGGAGAATACGTTACAAAAAACAGTGCAACAGCTTATAAAGTATCTCCAGGTCAAGGCTTTTTTGTAAAAGCATTAAATACAGGAAATGTAACGTTTACAGAAGCTATGCAAACTCATATAGGTGGAGATACATTTTTAAAACAAGAATCTAGACCAGAAATTAAACTTTCTATAACAGATGGTACTTATGTAAAAAATGCAGAAATATTCTATATAGAGAATAAAACTACTGGTTTCGACGACGGTTATGACAGCTCTATGTTTAATGGTGTTTCTAATACTTTTTCTCTTTACACTCAATTAGTTACCAACAACCAAGGTAAAAACCTAGCCATACAAACCTTACCAAATGCTAATTATAATCAAATGGTTGTACCTATTGGTATGAATGCAGAAGCTGGTAAAGAAATTACCTTTTCTTTGCAAACTAATAATTTTCCTAAAGATTTAAAGATTTTCTTAGAAGATAAAGCATCCAATACCTTTACAAGGTTAGACCAATTAGGTAGTAATTATAAAACAACGATTCAAAAGAGTTTATATGGTACTGGTCGTTTTTATTTACACACTACTAGCACTGCCTTAAATATTGATAAAAATGCAGCACTAGAAAATATTAGCATCTATAAAATAGACAATGCAACTTTAAGAATTTCGGGGCTATATCAAAATAAAGCTTCTTTAAAATTATTTAATCTTCTTGGTAAAAAAGTAGTAAGTACTTCTTTCGATTCTAATGGAGTAAAAGACATTTCCTTGCCAGAATTAGCAATAGGAGTTTATATTGTAGAGCTTACAACAAATAATGGTCGATCGAACAAGAAAATAATTATAGAATAA
- the nadD gene encoding nicotinate (nicotinamide) nucleotide adenylyltransferase, which translates to MKIGLYFGTFNPIHVGHLIIANHMVENSDLDEIWMVVTPHNPFKKKNSLLENHHRFELVYRATENYSKIKPSNIEFKLPQPNYTVFTLAHISEKYPNKEFCLIMGEDNLKSLHKWKNYETILEHHHIYVYPRISEGKIETRFDKHPKIHKIQAPIVEISSTMIRNGIKNGKNIQPMLTKEVWNYIDEMNFYKK; encoded by the coding sequence ATGAAAATCGGTTTATATTTTGGCACTTTTAATCCAATTCATGTTGGGCATTTAATTATTGCCAATCACATGGTAGAAAATTCAGATTTAGACGAAATTTGGATGGTAGTAACCCCTCATAATCCGTTTAAAAAGAAAAACTCTTTGCTAGAAAACCACCACAGGTTTGAGCTGGTTTACAGAGCTACAGAAAATTATTCGAAAATAAAACCTTCGAATATTGAGTTTAAATTGCCGCAACCTAATTATACTGTTTTTACCTTAGCGCATATTTCCGAAAAATATCCGAACAAAGAATTTTGTTTAATTATGGGAGAAGATAATTTAAAAAGTCTTCATAAATGGAAAAATTACGAAACTATTTTAGAACATCATCATATATATGTGTATCCAAGAATTTCTGAAGGAAAAATAGAAACACGATTCGATAAACACCCAAAAATTCATAAAATACAGGCACCCATTGTCGAAATTTCTTCAACAATGATAAGAAATGGTATCAAAAACGGAAAAAACATTCAACCTATGTTAACCAAAGAAGTTTGGAATTATATAGACGAAATGAATTTTTACAAAAAATAA
- a CDS encoding phage tail protein: MTPFIGQIQPFGFNFAPRDWAKCDGQLQAIASNSALFSLLGTTFGGDGRTTFGLPDLRGRSIVHIGHGPGLSTITWGERGGVEQLYINQTNMPAHTHSLINGMANVTVYTTNNSNDTSESAGGENGLGTDGTMPTIYREEPTTGDKLGGVVISGTTAQSGGNLPIQSRNPFLGINVCIALFGIFPSRS, translated from the coding sequence ATGACTCCATTTATCGGACAAATACAGCCTTTTGGCTTTAATTTTGCACCACGAGATTGGGCAAAATGCGACGGACAATTGCAAGCAATTGCATCAAATTCAGCACTTTTTTCTTTACTAGGTACCACCTTTGGTGGAGATGGAAGAACCACTTTTGGTTTACCAGATCTACGAGGTAGAAGCATTGTACATATTGGTCATGGTCCTGGACTTTCTACAATAACCTGGGGTGAAAGAGGTGGTGTTGAACAATTATATATAAATCAAACAAATATGCCCGCACATACACACTCCTTAATTAATGGAATGGCGAATGTTACTGTATATACAACGAATAATAGTAATGATACTTCAGAATCTGCAGGAGGAGAAAACGGATTAGGAACTGACGGAACAATGCCAACAATCTACAGAGAAGAGCCAACTACTGGAGATAAGTTAGGAGGCGTAGTAATTTCTGGAACGACAGCACAATCTGGAGGCAACTTGCCAATACAATCTAGAAATCCTTTTTTAGGAATAAATGTTTGTATTGCTTTGTTTGGCATTTTTCCATCTAGAAGTTAA
- a CDS encoding 6-pyruvoyl trahydropterin synthase family protein translates to MSTIRITKQFNFEAGHALYGYDGKCKNVHGHSYKLSVTVSGKPIKDTTHVKFGMVIDFGDLKKIVNEEIVDVFDHATVFNKNTPHVELARELMDRGHDVLLVDYQPTSEMMVIDFAKKIKKRLPKNIKLHSIKLQETDTSFAEWYASEN, encoded by the coding sequence ATGAGTACAATAAGAATTACAAAACAATTTAATTTTGAAGCCGGCCATGCTTTATATGGTTATGATGGCAAATGTAAAAATGTTCATGGGCATTCTTATAAACTTTCTGTAACTGTTTCTGGAAAACCAATTAAAGATACTACCCATGTAAAATTTGGGATGGTAATCGATTTTGGCGATTTAAAAAAGATTGTAAACGAAGAAATTGTAGATGTTTTCGACCATGCAACAGTTTTTAATAAAAATACGCCTCATGTAGAATTGGCAAGAGAATTAATGGATAGGGGGCATGATGTTTTGTTGGTAGATTACCAGCCCACGAGCGAAATGATGGTTATAGACTTTGCTAAAAAAATTAAGAAAAGATTGCCTAAAAACATCAAACTACATTCTATAAAACTACAAGAAACAGATACGAGTTTTGCAGAATGGTATGCTTCTGAAAATTAA